Proteins from a genomic interval of Cucumis melo cultivar AY chromosome 7, USDA_Cmelo_AY_1.0, whole genome shotgun sequence:
- the LOC103494848 gene encoding phosphoglycerate mutase-like protein 1 isoform X2, translating into MTISGTVAFNIDFRIISSTGQTHSPFLSKPLNFLLFPTSISTPIYPLLAARSSSFIPSFDMDNGAGLSLYPLHRCKTIHLVRHAQGIHNVDGDKSYKAYMRPEFFDAHITQLGWQQIDNLRKHVHASGLSRKIDLVVTSPLLRTLQTAVGVFGGEGYTPGMDVLPLMIANAGNSARAAISSLNCPPIAAVELCREHLGVHPCDKRRNISDYQFLFPAVDFSLIESDEDVLWKADVRETKEELAARGLQFLNWLWTRKEKEIAVVTHSGFLFHTLTAFGNDCHPLVKKEICKHFANCELRSIVIVDRSMVGSDSSTTNYPGKVPSGLDIPSDAVDDNSVKEDKQPIDPEPKEHENIYLRLKKSVL; encoded by the exons ATGACAATCAGTGGCACCGTCGCCTTTAATATTGATTTTCGGATTATATCTTCCACTGGTCAAACTCACTCTCCATTTCTTTCGAAACCCCTCAATTTTCTCCTCTTCCCCACCTCCATTTCCACCCCAATTTACCCACTTCTTGCTGCTCGCTCCTCCTCCTTCATCCCTTCTTTCG ATATGGATAATGGTGCGGGTCTCAGTTTGTATCCACTACACCGTTGCAAAACAATTCACCTG GTCAGGCATGCACAGGGGATCCACAATGTTGATGGAGATAAGAGTTATAAAGCATATATGCGTCCTGAGTTTTTTGATGCTCACATTACTCAGCTTGGATGGCAGCAG ATTGATAATTTGCgtaagcatgttcatgcatcCGGTCTTTCCAGGAAGATTGATTTGGTTGTAACATCCCCTTTGCTCAG GACTCTACAAACCGCTGTTGGAGTATTTGGTGGCGAAGGTTATACACCTGGAATGGACGTGCTTCCCCTAATGATTGCAAATGCCGGCAACAGTGCACGAGCTGCAATTTCAAGTCTAAACTGCCCACCCATTGCTGCTGTTGAGCTTTGTCGTGAACATTTG GGAGTTCATCCTTGTGACAAGAGAAGAAACATCAGTGATTATCAATTCCTCTTTCCTGCAGTTGATTTTTCACTG ATAGAAAGCGATGAAGATGTGTTGTGGAAGGCTGACGTTAGAGAGACAAAGGAAGAACTGGCAGCCAGAGGATTGCAGTTCCTGAATTG GTTATGGACAAGGAAAGAGAAGGAGATAGCCGTTGTAACTCATAGTGGATTTTTGTTTCATACCCTAACTGCTTTTGGAAATGACTGCCACCCGTTGGTAAAAAAGGAAATATGCAAACA TTTTGCAAATTGCGAGCTTCGGTCTATTGTCATAGTTGATAGAAG TATGGTCGGGTCAGATTCCTCAACAACTAATTATCCTGGAAAGGTACCTTCGGGGCTGGATATCCCTAGTGATGCTGTGGATGATAACAGTGTGAAGGAAGACAAACAACCAATTGATCCCGAACCAAAGGAACACGAAAATAT ATATCTGCGTCTCAAGAAATCTGTGCTTTGA
- the LOC103494844 gene encoding proline iminopeptidase, whose translation MSLLGLCPNNSPSPLFSFSNFHFRLPVPRLYNHCCLKGAKGPVFTAQLGYKSDRQSEFQPKDLMAGEKEISGINRNPYPPIEPYSTGFLKVSDLHTIYWEQSGNPTGHPVVFLHGGPGGGTAAGNRRFFDPDFYRIILFDQRGAGKSTPHACLEDNTTWNLIDDIEKLREHLEIPEWQVFGGSWGSTLALAYSQSHPEKVTGLVLRGIFLLRKKEIDWFYEGGAAAIYPDAWESFRDLIPESERGCFVDAYSKRLNSKDMETQYAAARAWTKWEMMTAHLLPNEENIKRGEDDKFSLAFARIENHYFVNKGFFPSDSFLLDNIDKIRHINAVIVQGRYDVCCPMMSAWDLHKVWPEAELKIISDAGHSANEPGIAAELVAANEKLKNILQKNGP comes from the exons ATGAGCTTGTTAGGCCTTTGCCCTAACAACTCCCCTTCTCCTCTTTTCTCCTTCTCCAATTTTCATTTTCGTCTCCCCGTCCCTCGCCTCTACAATCATTGCTGCCTGAAAG GGGCAAAAGGTCCGGTCTTTACAGCACAATTGGGTTATAAAAGCGACAGGCAGAGTGAGTTCCAACCAAAGGATTTGATGGCTGGAGAAAAGGAAATTTCAGGAATAAATAGAAACCCTTACCCGCCCATTGAGCCATACAGTACTGGTTTTTTGAAAGTGTCGGATCTTCATACTATTTATTGGGAGCAATCTGGGAATCCCACTGGTCAT CCAGTGGTCTTTCTACATGGAGGACCAGGGGGAGGAACTGCTGCAGGCAATAGAAGATTCTTTGACCCAGATTTTTAtagaattattttatttgatcaG CGAGGTGCCGGGAAAAGTACACCACATGCTTGCTTGGAGGATAATACCACGTGGAACCTCATTGATGATATTGAGAAGCTAAGGGAACACTTGGAAATTCCAGAGTGGCAG GTCTTTGGAGGTTCCTGGGGTAGTACGTTGGCTCTTGCTTACAGTCAATCTCATCCGGAAAAG GTTACGGGATTAGTTCTTAGAGGGATCTTTCTTCTGCggaaaaaagaaattgattGGTTTTATGAAGGTGGTGCTGCCGCTATATATCCTGATG CTTGGGAGTCTTTTAGAGATCTCATTCCCGAAAGTGAGAGAGGATGTTTTGTTGATGCTTATAGTAAAAGATTGAATTCAAAGGATATGGAAACCCAA TATGCAGCTGCTAGAGCGTGGACCAAATGGGAAATGATGACTGCTCATCTTTTGCCAAATGAGGAGAACATCAAAAGAGGGGAAGATGATAAGTTTTCATTG GCATTTGCAAGGATTGAAAACCATTACTTCGTAAATAAGGGTTTTTTCCCTTCTGATTCCTTTCTGCTAGATAATATTGACAAGATACGACATATCAATGCTGTAATTGTACAG GGAAGATATGACGTTTGCTGTCCAATGATGTCTGCTTGGGATCTTCATAAAGTGTGGCCCGAAGCGGAATTAAAG ATCATTTCCGATGCAGGACATTCTGCTAATGAGCCTGGAATAGCTGCGGAGCTCGTGGCTGCTAATGAGAAGCTGAAGAACATCCTCCAGAAGAATGGACCATAG
- the LOC103494848 gene encoding phosphoglycerate mutase-like protein 1 isoform X3 — translation MTISGTVAFNIDFRIISSTGQTHSPFLSKPLNFLLFPTSISTPIYPLLAARSSSFIPSFDMDNGAGLSLYPLHRCKTIHLVRHAQGIHNVDGDKSYKAYMRPEFFDAHITQLGWQQIDNLRKHVHASGLSRKIDLVVTSPLLRTLQTAVGVFGGEGYTPGMDVLPLMIANAGNSARAAISSLNCPPIAAVELCREHLGVHPCDKRRNISDYQFLFPAVDFSLAKSDEDVLWKADVRETKEELAARGLQFLNWLWTRKEKEIAVVTHSGFLFHTLTAFGNDCHPLVKKEICKHFANCELRSIVIVDRSMVGSDSSTTNYPGKVPSGLDIPSDAVDDNSVKEDKQPIDPEPKEHENM, via the exons ATGACAATCAGTGGCACCGTCGCCTTTAATATTGATTTTCGGATTATATCTTCCACTGGTCAAACTCACTCTCCATTTCTTTCGAAACCCCTCAATTTTCTCCTCTTCCCCACCTCCATTTCCACCCCAATTTACCCACTTCTTGCTGCTCGCTCCTCCTCCTTCATCCCTTCTTTCG ATATGGATAATGGTGCGGGTCTCAGTTTGTATCCACTACACCGTTGCAAAACAATTCACCTG GTCAGGCATGCACAGGGGATCCACAATGTTGATGGAGATAAGAGTTATAAAGCATATATGCGTCCTGAGTTTTTTGATGCTCACATTACTCAGCTTGGATGGCAGCAG ATTGATAATTTGCgtaagcatgttcatgcatcCGGTCTTTCCAGGAAGATTGATTTGGTTGTAACATCCCCTTTGCTCAG GACTCTACAAACCGCTGTTGGAGTATTTGGTGGCGAAGGTTATACACCTGGAATGGACGTGCTTCCCCTAATGATTGCAAATGCCGGCAACAGTGCACGAGCTGCAATTTCAAGTCTAAACTGCCCACCCATTGCTGCTGTTGAGCTTTGTCGTGAACATTTG GGAGTTCATCCTTGTGACAAGAGAAGAAACATCAGTGATTATCAATTCCTCTTTCCTGCAGTTGATTTTTCACTGGCAA AAAGCGATGAAGATGTGTTGTGGAAGGCTGACGTTAGAGAGACAAAGGAAGAACTGGCAGCCAGAGGATTGCAGTTCCTGAATTG GTTATGGACAAGGAAAGAGAAGGAGATAGCCGTTGTAACTCATAGTGGATTTTTGTTTCATACCCTAACTGCTTTTGGAAATGACTGCCACCCGTTGGTAAAAAAGGAAATATGCAAACA TTTTGCAAATTGCGAGCTTCGGTCTATTGTCATAGTTGATAGAAG TATGGTCGGGTCAGATTCCTCAACAACTAATTATCCTGGAAAGGTACCTTCGGGGCTGGATATCCCTAGTGATGCTGTGGATGATAACAGTGTGAAGGAAGACAAACAACCAATTGATCCCGAACCAAAGGAACACGAAAATATGTAA
- the LOC103494848 gene encoding phosphoglycerate mutase-like protein 1 isoform X4 — translation MTISGTVAFNIDFRIISSTGQTHSPFLSKPLNFLLFPTSISTPIYPLLAARSSSFIPSFDMDNGAGLSLYPLHRCKTIHLVRHAQGIHNVDGDKSYKAYMRPEFFDAHITQLGWQQIDNLRKHVHASGLSRKIDLVVTSPLLRTLQTAVGVFGGEGYTPGMDVLPLMIANAGNSARAAISSLNCPPIAAVELCREHLGVHPCDKRRNISDYQFLFPAVDFSLAKSDEDVLWKADVRETKEELAARGLQFLNWLWTRKEKEIAVVTHSGFLFHTLTAFGNDCHPLVKKEICKHI, via the exons ATGACAATCAGTGGCACCGTCGCCTTTAATATTGATTTTCGGATTATATCTTCCACTGGTCAAACTCACTCTCCATTTCTTTCGAAACCCCTCAATTTTCTCCTCTTCCCCACCTCCATTTCCACCCCAATTTACCCACTTCTTGCTGCTCGCTCCTCCTCCTTCATCCCTTCTTTCG ATATGGATAATGGTGCGGGTCTCAGTTTGTATCCACTACACCGTTGCAAAACAATTCACCTG GTCAGGCATGCACAGGGGATCCACAATGTTGATGGAGATAAGAGTTATAAAGCATATATGCGTCCTGAGTTTTTTGATGCTCACATTACTCAGCTTGGATGGCAGCAG ATTGATAATTTGCgtaagcatgttcatgcatcCGGTCTTTCCAGGAAGATTGATTTGGTTGTAACATCCCCTTTGCTCAG GACTCTACAAACCGCTGTTGGAGTATTTGGTGGCGAAGGTTATACACCTGGAATGGACGTGCTTCCCCTAATGATTGCAAATGCCGGCAACAGTGCACGAGCTGCAATTTCAAGTCTAAACTGCCCACCCATTGCTGCTGTTGAGCTTTGTCGTGAACATTTG GGAGTTCATCCTTGTGACAAGAGAAGAAACATCAGTGATTATCAATTCCTCTTTCCTGCAGTTGATTTTTCACTGGCAA AAAGCGATGAAGATGTGTTGTGGAAGGCTGACGTTAGAGAGACAAAGGAAGAACTGGCAGCCAGAGGATTGCAGTTCCTGAATTG GTTATGGACAAGGAAAGAGAAGGAGATAGCCGTTGTAACTCATAGTGGATTTTTGTTTCATACCCTAACTGCTTTTGGAAATGACTGCCACCCGTTGGTAAAAAAGGAAATATGCAAACA CATTTGA
- the LOC103494846 gene encoding probable sphingolipid transporter spinster homolog 2 isoform X2, producing the protein MAETDTAGPPTTDSTPSWFTPKRLLAVFCVINLLNYLDRGAIASNGVNGSQGSCTASGTCTSGTGIQGEFSLTNFEDGVLSSSFMVGLLVACPIFATLAERVNPFRLIGVGLSVWTFAVIGCAASFNFWSITICRMLVGVGEASFVSLAAPFIDDNAPAAQKTAWLGIFYMCIPSGYAVGYIFGGLVGGNYSWRIAFIGEAILMLPFAVLGFVIKPLQLKGFSSSGSYGKLRSVDLVASDVQETEASYGNGGAFSIAEDSSAKSSSLATNARNQLSKFVKEIKELLVNKVYVINVLGYIAYTFVLGAYSYWGPKAGYSIYHMDNADLIFGGITVVSGVFGSLGGGYVLDFMSNTISNGFKLLSATTFIGAILCFSAFCFKNVYVYLALFAIGELFVFAIQGPVNYINLEAVKPSLRPLSMAMSTVAIHIFGDVPSSPLVGVLQDYINNWRVSALILTAILFPTALVWFVGVFLPIVGSSDGNDHLEDSATNQSSTTPLLEGRLIKIAESSSEP; encoded by the exons ATGGCGGAAACGGACACGGCGGGCCCTCCGACCACAGATTCTACTCCTTCTTGGTTCACCCCCAAAAG GCTTCTTGCtgtcttttgtgtaattaactTGTTAAATTACTTGGATCGAGGAGCAATAGCTAGCAATGGTGTGAATGGAAGTCAAGGAAGTTGCACTGCAAGTGGTACATGCACATCTGGTACTGGGATACA AGGCGAGTTTAGCTTGACCAATTTTGAGGATGGTGTTCTTTCTTCAAGTTTCATGGTTGGACTTTTGGTTGCTTGTCCAATATTTGCAACACTAGCAGAACG TGTTAACCCATTTAGGCTAATTGGGGTTGGATTATCAGTTTGGACTTTTGCTGTTATTGGTTGTGCTGCTTCATTTAATTTCTGGTCCATCACAATATGCCGCAT GTTGGTAGGTGTTGGTGAAGCATCATTTGTAAGTCTTGCTGCACCATTCATCGACGACAATGCACCTGCTGCTCAG AAAACAGCTTGGCTTGGAATATTTTACATGTGTATACCGAGTGGGTATGCAGTTGGCTATATCTTTGGTGGACTG GTTGGGGGTAATTATAGTTGGCGCATTGCTTTTATTGGAGAGGCCATATTGATGCTTCCATTTGCTGTTCTGGGGTTTGTTATAAAGCCTTTGCAGTTGAAAG GATTTTCTTCTTCTGGATCATATGGAAAGCTGCGATCTGTGGATTTGGTTGCTTCGGATGTTCAAG AGACGGAAGCTTCATATGGTAATGGTGGTGCATTCTCCATTGCTGAAGATAGCTCAGCAAAATCTTCCAG TCTAGCTACTAATGCGAGGAATCAGCTCTCAAAATTCgtgaaagaaatcaaagaacTTTTGGTTAATAAGGTTTATGTTATTAACGTTTTAG GTTATATTGCATATACTTTTGTCCTAGGCGCGTATTCATATTGGGGACCTAAAGCTGGTTACAGCATCTATCATATG GACAATGCTGACTTGATCTTTGGAGGAATAACGGTTGTGTCTGGAGTATTCGGCTCGCTAGGAGGAGGCTATGTCCTAGATTTTATGAGCAACACCATCTCAAATGGTTTCAAG CTTCTCTCTGCAACAACCTTTATCGGTGCAATACTTTGCTTCAGTGCCTTCTGTTTTAAGAATGTTTATGTCTACCTAGCCCTGTTTGCAATTGGTGAACTATTTGTTTTTGCTATTCAG GGTCCTGTAAATTATATCAATCTGGAGGCCGTTAAACCAAGTCTGCGACCATTATCTATGGCTATGTCTACTGTTGCAATCCACATCTTCGGAGATGTGCCATCCTCACCTCTTGTTGGAGTTCTTCAG GACTATATTAACAATTGGAGGGTGTCTGCTCTTATTCTGACAGCTATTTTGTTTCCAACCGCTCTAGTATGGTTTGTTG GTGTATTTCTACCCATTGTAGGCTCATCGGATGGAAACGATCATCTTGAAGATTCCGCAACCAACCAGTCGAGCACAACACCATTACTCGAAGGAAGGTTAATTAAGATAGCTGAATCTTCTTCTGAACCATAA
- the LOC103494846 gene encoding probable sphingolipid transporter spinster homolog 2 isoform X3 yields MAETDTAGPPTTDSTPSWFTPKRLLAVFCVINLLNYLDRGAIASNGVNGSQGSCTASGTCTSGTGIQGEFSLTNFEDGVLSSSFMVGLLVACPIFATLAERVNPFRLIGVGLSVWTFAVIGCAASFNFWSITICRMLVGVGEASFVSLAAPFIDDNAPAAQKTAWLGIFYMCIPSGYAVGYIFGGLVGGNYSWRIAFIGEAILMLPFAVLGFVIKPLQLKGFSSSGSYGKLRSVDLVASDVQVYLSMNSETEASYGNGGAFSIAEDSSAKSSSLATNARNQLSKFVKEIKELLVNKVYVINVLGYIAYTFVLGAYSYWGPKAGYSIYHMDNADLIFGGITVVSGVFGSLGGGYVLDFMSNTISNGFKLLSATTFIGAILCFSAFCFKNVYVYLALFAIGELFVFAIQTETVSEYLLLLRRHLWYLN; encoded by the exons ATGGCGGAAACGGACACGGCGGGCCCTCCGACCACAGATTCTACTCCTTCTTGGTTCACCCCCAAAAG GCTTCTTGCtgtcttttgtgtaattaactTGTTAAATTACTTGGATCGAGGAGCAATAGCTAGCAATGGTGTGAATGGAAGTCAAGGAAGTTGCACTGCAAGTGGTACATGCACATCTGGTACTGGGATACA AGGCGAGTTTAGCTTGACCAATTTTGAGGATGGTGTTCTTTCTTCAAGTTTCATGGTTGGACTTTTGGTTGCTTGTCCAATATTTGCAACACTAGCAGAACG TGTTAACCCATTTAGGCTAATTGGGGTTGGATTATCAGTTTGGACTTTTGCTGTTATTGGTTGTGCTGCTTCATTTAATTTCTGGTCCATCACAATATGCCGCAT GTTGGTAGGTGTTGGTGAAGCATCATTTGTAAGTCTTGCTGCACCATTCATCGACGACAATGCACCTGCTGCTCAG AAAACAGCTTGGCTTGGAATATTTTACATGTGTATACCGAGTGGGTATGCAGTTGGCTATATCTTTGGTGGACTG GTTGGGGGTAATTATAGTTGGCGCATTGCTTTTATTGGAGAGGCCATATTGATGCTTCCATTTGCTGTTCTGGGGTTTGTTATAAAGCCTTTGCAGTTGAAAG GATTTTCTTCTTCTGGATCATATGGAAAGCTGCGATCTGTGGATTTGGTTGCTTCGGATGTTCAAG TTTACTTGTCTATGAACTCAGAGACGGAAGCTTCATATGGTAATGGTGGTGCATTCTCCATTGCTGAAGATAGCTCAGCAAAATCTTCCAG TCTAGCTACTAATGCGAGGAATCAGCTCTCAAAATTCgtgaaagaaatcaaagaacTTTTGGTTAATAAGGTTTATGTTATTAACGTTTTAG GTTATATTGCATATACTTTTGTCCTAGGCGCGTATTCATATTGGGGACCTAAAGCTGGTTACAGCATCTATCATATG GACAATGCTGACTTGATCTTTGGAGGAATAACGGTTGTGTCTGGAGTATTCGGCTCGCTAGGAGGAGGCTATGTCCTAGATTTTATGAGCAACACCATCTCAAATGGTTTCAAG CTTCTCTCTGCAACAACCTTTATCGGTGCAATACTTTGCTTCAGTGCCTTCTGTTTTAAGAATGTTTATGTCTACCTAGCCCTGTTTGCAATTGGTGAACTATTTGTTTTTGCTATTCAG ACCGAAACAGTATCTGAATATCTTTTGTTGCTAAGGAGGCATCTATGGTACTTAAATTGA
- the LOC103494848 gene encoding phosphoglycerate mutase-like protein 1 isoform X1, with amino-acid sequence MTISGTVAFNIDFRIISSTGQTHSPFLSKPLNFLLFPTSISTPIYPLLAARSSSFIPSFDMDNGAGLSLYPLHRCKTIHLVRHAQGIHNVDGDKSYKAYMRPEFFDAHITQLGWQQIDNLRKHVHASGLSRKIDLVVTSPLLRTLQTAVGVFGGEGYTPGMDVLPLMIANAGNSARAAISSLNCPPIAAVELCREHLGVHPCDKRRNISDYQFLFPAVDFSLAKSDEDVLWKADVRETKEELAARGLQFLNWLWTRKEKEIAVVTHSGFLFHTLTAFGNDCHPLVKKEICKHFANCELRSIVIVDRSMVGSDSSTTNYPGKVPSGLDIPSDAVDDNSVKEDKQPIDPEPKEHENIYLRLKKSVL; translated from the exons ATGACAATCAGTGGCACCGTCGCCTTTAATATTGATTTTCGGATTATATCTTCCACTGGTCAAACTCACTCTCCATTTCTTTCGAAACCCCTCAATTTTCTCCTCTTCCCCACCTCCATTTCCACCCCAATTTACCCACTTCTTGCTGCTCGCTCCTCCTCCTTCATCCCTTCTTTCG ATATGGATAATGGTGCGGGTCTCAGTTTGTATCCACTACACCGTTGCAAAACAATTCACCTG GTCAGGCATGCACAGGGGATCCACAATGTTGATGGAGATAAGAGTTATAAAGCATATATGCGTCCTGAGTTTTTTGATGCTCACATTACTCAGCTTGGATGGCAGCAG ATTGATAATTTGCgtaagcatgttcatgcatcCGGTCTTTCCAGGAAGATTGATTTGGTTGTAACATCCCCTTTGCTCAG GACTCTACAAACCGCTGTTGGAGTATTTGGTGGCGAAGGTTATACACCTGGAATGGACGTGCTTCCCCTAATGATTGCAAATGCCGGCAACAGTGCACGAGCTGCAATTTCAAGTCTAAACTGCCCACCCATTGCTGCTGTTGAGCTTTGTCGTGAACATTTG GGAGTTCATCCTTGTGACAAGAGAAGAAACATCAGTGATTATCAATTCCTCTTTCCTGCAGTTGATTTTTCACTGGCAA AAAGCGATGAAGATGTGTTGTGGAAGGCTGACGTTAGAGAGACAAAGGAAGAACTGGCAGCCAGAGGATTGCAGTTCCTGAATTG GTTATGGACAAGGAAAGAGAAGGAGATAGCCGTTGTAACTCATAGTGGATTTTTGTTTCATACCCTAACTGCTTTTGGAAATGACTGCCACCCGTTGGTAAAAAAGGAAATATGCAAACA TTTTGCAAATTGCGAGCTTCGGTCTATTGTCATAGTTGATAGAAG TATGGTCGGGTCAGATTCCTCAACAACTAATTATCCTGGAAAGGTACCTTCGGGGCTGGATATCCCTAGTGATGCTGTGGATGATAACAGTGTGAAGGAAGACAAACAACCAATTGATCCCGAACCAAAGGAACACGAAAATAT ATATCTGCGTCTCAAGAAATCTGTGCTTTGA
- the LOC103494846 gene encoding probable sphingolipid transporter spinster homolog 2 isoform X1 codes for MAETDTAGPPTTDSTPSWFTPKRLLAVFCVINLLNYLDRGAIASNGVNGSQGSCTASGTCTSGTGIQGEFSLTNFEDGVLSSSFMVGLLVACPIFATLAERVNPFRLIGVGLSVWTFAVIGCAASFNFWSITICRMLVGVGEASFVSLAAPFIDDNAPAAQKTAWLGIFYMCIPSGYAVGYIFGGLVGGNYSWRIAFIGEAILMLPFAVLGFVIKPLQLKGFSSSGSYGKLRSVDLVASDVQVYLSMNSETEASYGNGGAFSIAEDSSAKSSSLATNARNQLSKFVKEIKELLVNKVYVINVLGYIAYTFVLGAYSYWGPKAGYSIYHMDNADLIFGGITVVSGVFGSLGGGYVLDFMSNTISNGFKLLSATTFIGAILCFSAFCFKNVYVYLALFAIGELFVFAIQGPVNYINLEAVKPSLRPLSMAMSTVAIHIFGDVPSSPLVGVLQDYINNWRVSALILTAILFPTALVWFVGVFLPIVGSSDGNDHLEDSATNQSSTTPLLEGRLIKIAESSSEP; via the exons ATGGCGGAAACGGACACGGCGGGCCCTCCGACCACAGATTCTACTCCTTCTTGGTTCACCCCCAAAAG GCTTCTTGCtgtcttttgtgtaattaactTGTTAAATTACTTGGATCGAGGAGCAATAGCTAGCAATGGTGTGAATGGAAGTCAAGGAAGTTGCACTGCAAGTGGTACATGCACATCTGGTACTGGGATACA AGGCGAGTTTAGCTTGACCAATTTTGAGGATGGTGTTCTTTCTTCAAGTTTCATGGTTGGACTTTTGGTTGCTTGTCCAATATTTGCAACACTAGCAGAACG TGTTAACCCATTTAGGCTAATTGGGGTTGGATTATCAGTTTGGACTTTTGCTGTTATTGGTTGTGCTGCTTCATTTAATTTCTGGTCCATCACAATATGCCGCAT GTTGGTAGGTGTTGGTGAAGCATCATTTGTAAGTCTTGCTGCACCATTCATCGACGACAATGCACCTGCTGCTCAG AAAACAGCTTGGCTTGGAATATTTTACATGTGTATACCGAGTGGGTATGCAGTTGGCTATATCTTTGGTGGACTG GTTGGGGGTAATTATAGTTGGCGCATTGCTTTTATTGGAGAGGCCATATTGATGCTTCCATTTGCTGTTCTGGGGTTTGTTATAAAGCCTTTGCAGTTGAAAG GATTTTCTTCTTCTGGATCATATGGAAAGCTGCGATCTGTGGATTTGGTTGCTTCGGATGTTCAAG TTTACTTGTCTATGAACTCAGAGACGGAAGCTTCATATGGTAATGGTGGTGCATTCTCCATTGCTGAAGATAGCTCAGCAAAATCTTCCAG TCTAGCTACTAATGCGAGGAATCAGCTCTCAAAATTCgtgaaagaaatcaaagaacTTTTGGTTAATAAGGTTTATGTTATTAACGTTTTAG GTTATATTGCATATACTTTTGTCCTAGGCGCGTATTCATATTGGGGACCTAAAGCTGGTTACAGCATCTATCATATG GACAATGCTGACTTGATCTTTGGAGGAATAACGGTTGTGTCTGGAGTATTCGGCTCGCTAGGAGGAGGCTATGTCCTAGATTTTATGAGCAACACCATCTCAAATGGTTTCAAG CTTCTCTCTGCAACAACCTTTATCGGTGCAATACTTTGCTTCAGTGCCTTCTGTTTTAAGAATGTTTATGTCTACCTAGCCCTGTTTGCAATTGGTGAACTATTTGTTTTTGCTATTCAG GGTCCTGTAAATTATATCAATCTGGAGGCCGTTAAACCAAGTCTGCGACCATTATCTATGGCTATGTCTACTGTTGCAATCCACATCTTCGGAGATGTGCCATCCTCACCTCTTGTTGGAGTTCTTCAG GACTATATTAACAATTGGAGGGTGTCTGCTCTTATTCTGACAGCTATTTTGTTTCCAACCGCTCTAGTATGGTTTGTTG GTGTATTTCTACCCATTGTAGGCTCATCGGATGGAAACGATCATCTTGAAGATTCCGCAACCAACCAGTCGAGCACAACACCATTACTCGAAGGAAGGTTAATTAAGATAGCTGAATCTTCTTCTGAACCATAA